A window of Bradyrhizobium sp. AZCC 1610 contains these coding sequences:
- a CDS encoding VOC family protein, with the protein MTDPVQIVTPHLVVRDANAALEFYKKALGATETVRMPAEDGKRLMHSEIQVNGARIFVMDDFPEHRGSHGVDAVFPPDQIKGTSVTMHLEVENCDAAVKRAKDAGATVTLEPWDSFWGARYARIMDPFGHSWSFAHNLPAKG; encoded by the coding sequence ATGACCGACCCCGTCCAGATCGTCACCCCCCATCTCGTCGTCCGCGACGCCAACGCAGCCCTCGAATTCTACAAGAAGGCGCTCGGCGCGACCGAAACCGTCCGGATGCCGGCCGAGGACGGCAAGCGGCTGATGCATTCGGAAATTCAGGTCAACGGCGCGCGGATTTTCGTCATGGACGACTTTCCCGAGCACCGCGGCTCCCATGGCGTGGACGCGGTGTTTCCGCCGGACCAGATCAAGGGCACGTCGGTGACCATGCATCTCGAAGTCGAAAATTGCGACGCCGCGGTGAAACGCGCAAAGGACGCCGGCGCGACCGTCACGCTGGAGCCGTGGGACTCGTTCTGGGGCGCGCGCTACGCCCGCATCATGGACCCGTTCGGCCATTCCTGGAGTTTTGCGCATAATCTGCCGGCGAAGGGGTAG
- a CDS encoding TetR/AcrR family transcriptional regulator has translation MVQKRKKPPVTKIDAPVPPKRRGRPRAYQPDVALGKALDLFRKDGFAATSLDDLSAATGMNRPSLYGAFGDKRELYIKSYRRYRDDARAAMANIFRDELPIRQRLGRIYAVALDIYLSGEAGPRGCFTVMTAASEAVADPDIRALVLEGLTEMDKAFAACFRRAREKGELSNSADPAVLAQLASATIHTIAIRARAQTPRAELEAIVNGAIDVMVGA, from the coding sequence ATGGTACAAAAAAGGAAGAAGCCGCCGGTTACGAAGATCGACGCTCCCGTGCCGCCCAAGCGGCGGGGCCGGCCGCGCGCCTATCAGCCGGACGTGGCGCTGGGCAAAGCGCTCGATCTGTTTCGCAAGGATGGATTCGCGGCGACGTCGTTGGACGATCTCTCCGCCGCCACCGGCATGAACCGGCCGAGCCTCTATGGTGCTTTCGGCGACAAGCGCGAACTCTATATCAAGAGCTATCGGCGCTATCGCGACGACGCGCGCGCGGCCATGGCCAATATCTTTCGCGACGAACTGCCGATCCGGCAGCGGCTCGGCCGCATCTATGCGGTGGCGCTCGACATCTACCTGTCCGGTGAAGCAGGCCCCCGCGGCTGCTTCACGGTGATGACGGCGGCTTCCGAGGCGGTCGCAGATCCCGACATCCGCGCCCTGGTGCTGGAAGGCTTGACCGAAATGGACAAGGCTTTCGCCGCCTGCTTTCGGCGCGCCAGGGAGAAGGGCGAGCTATCCAACAGCGCCGATCCGGCCGTGCTGGCGCAACTCGCCTCCGCCACTATTCACACCATCGCCATCCGCGCCCGCGCGCAGACGCCGCGCGCGGAACTGGAGGCCATCGTCAACGGCGCGATCGACGTGATGGTCGGGGCCTAG
- a CDS encoding glutathione binding-like protein, translated as MDLYFSPLACSLATRIALYEAGAEANYLEVDPKTKIVQKDGSDFRAVNPLGLVPTLRTDDGTVLTENAAILQYVADRFPNAGISAASAEERSRLHQWLCFIGTELHKALFVPLLDKTAPQDAKTYALNKNLSRLDYLENYLKGREFLLDHFSVADAYLVTIINWTMATPPIELAKWPDVKAYYERLRTRPSIAKAVAEEFELYKAELARHKAAA; from the coding sequence ATGGATCTCTATTTCTCGCCGCTCGCCTGCTCGCTGGCGACCAGGATCGCGCTGTATGAAGCCGGCGCCGAAGCCAACTATCTCGAGGTCGATCCCAAGACCAAAATCGTGCAGAAGGACGGCTCGGATTTCCGCGCCGTCAATCCGCTCGGACTGGTGCCGACCCTGCGCACCGACGACGGCACGGTGCTGACGGAGAACGCGGCGATCCTGCAATACGTCGCCGACCGTTTTCCAAATGCCGGCATTTCGGCCGCATCTGCAGAGGAGCGCAGCCGCCTGCATCAATGGCTCTGCTTCATCGGCACCGAATTGCACAAGGCCCTGTTCGTGCCGCTGCTCGACAAGACGGCGCCGCAGGACGCGAAGACCTATGCGCTAAACAAGAACCTGTCGCGGCTCGACTATCTCGAGAACTACCTGAAGGGCCGCGAATTCCTGCTCGATCATTTCAGCGTGGCCGATGCCTATCTCGTCACCATCATCAACTGGACGATGGCAACGCCGCCGATCGAGCTGGCGAAATGGCCGGACGTGAAAGCCTATTACGAGCGGCTGCGCACCCGCCCCAGCATCGCGAAGGCGGTCGCCGAGGAGTTCGAATTGTACAAGGCCGAACTCGCGCGGCATAAGGCGGCGGCGTAA
- a CDS encoding TetR/AcrR family transcriptional regulator: MLKKGVERREVLRALGEVFRAHGYEGASLTLITEATGLGKGSLYHLFPGGKEQMAAEVLADIDGWFELNIYAPLREASDPARAIAAMIAGVDQYFHSGDRVCLVGMVALGAARDTFAASVDDYFARWQAALAQLLRRSGLSRSQAQRRAEDALLTIQGALVLARARNDAGIFRRALSDLTARLLAGGSP; the protein is encoded by the coding sequence ATGCTGAAGAAAGGCGTCGAGCGCAGGGAAGTGTTGCGCGCGCTCGGCGAGGTGTTTCGCGCGCATGGCTATGAGGGGGCCTCGCTGACGTTGATCACGGAGGCCACCGGGCTCGGCAAGGGCAGCCTGTATCATCTGTTCCCCGGTGGCAAGGAACAGATGGCGGCCGAGGTGCTGGCCGACATCGACGGCTGGTTCGAACTCAACATCTATGCGCCGTTGCGCGAGGCCTCCGATCCCGCGCGCGCGATCGCCGCTATGATCGCGGGCGTCGACCAGTATTTTCATTCCGGCGATCGCGTCTGTCTGGTCGGTATGGTCGCGCTCGGGGCGGCGCGCGACACGTTCGCCGCCAGCGTCGACGATTATTTTGCGCGCTGGCAGGCCGCGCTGGCGCAGCTCCTGCGGCGATCCGGATTGAGCAGGAGCCAGGCGCAGCGGCGCGCGGAGGATGCGCTGTTGACCATCCAGGGCGCGCTGGTGCTGGCGCGGGCGCGCAACGACGCCGGGATATTTCGCCGGGCGCTGAGCGATCTGACGGCGCGGTTGTTGGCAGGGGGCAGTCCGTAG